A single genomic interval of Peribacillus sp. FSL H8-0477 harbors:
- a CDS encoding carboxypeptidase M32 → MSEQINVETAYREYVKKIAAYNEALAVIFWDLRTGAPAKGVAQRSEVIGMLAAEVFQLSTSEEMGRFITLLSSTDGLSVTTKSMIEKSKEEYDRNKKIPAHEYKEFVILQSKSESAWMEAREKNDFSIYEPYLEQMVSYTRKFVDYWGYTDHPYNTLLDKYEPDMTVEILDRVFGELRERIVPLVQRIAQSKHKPDTSFLYTHFSKEAQEAFSLNILQQLGYDFEAGRLDETVHPFATGINRGDVRITTRYDENDFRGAVFGSIHECGHAIYEQNISEELTGTLLDTGTSMGIHESQSLFFENFIGRNIHFWEKQFPVLKEYASEQFANVSLEDFYRGINESKPSFIRVDADELTYSLHIMVRYELEKELFSGTLEVKDLPDAWNKKYQEYLGITPRNDTEGILQDIHWADGSFGYFPSYALGYMYAAQIKHTMNEELPNFDEYLQKGDITPIRTWLNTHIHQYGSTKKPLEILQATTGEGLNAAYLISYLEEKYSRIYQLD, encoded by the coding sequence ATGTCTGAACAAATAAACGTAGAAACAGCTTATCGAGAGTACGTAAAAAAAATTGCCGCATATAACGAAGCATTGGCGGTTATTTTTTGGGATTTACGGACAGGTGCACCTGCTAAAGGAGTCGCACAACGGTCTGAAGTAATCGGCATGTTAGCGGCAGAGGTATTTCAACTATCAACGAGCGAAGAAATGGGAAGGTTCATAACCTTGCTTTCCTCAACCGACGGATTGTCTGTGACGACCAAAAGCATGATTGAAAAGAGTAAGGAAGAATACGATCGTAACAAGAAAATCCCGGCACATGAATATAAGGAATTTGTAATCTTACAATCCAAATCTGAAAGTGCTTGGATGGAAGCTCGAGAAAAGAACGATTTTTCGATTTATGAACCATACTTAGAACAAATGGTTTCGTATACGCGGAAATTTGTTGACTATTGGGGATATACGGATCATCCTTATAACACTCTATTGGATAAATATGAACCCGACATGACAGTTGAGATTTTGGATAGAGTGTTTGGAGAGCTTCGTGAACGGATTGTCCCGTTAGTACAAAGAATTGCTCAGAGTAAACATAAGCCTGATACATCATTCCTGTATACTCATTTCTCGAAAGAAGCCCAAGAAGCATTTAGTCTGAATATCCTTCAGCAGCTTGGTTATGATTTCGAGGCGGGGCGTTTGGATGAAACAGTTCATCCATTTGCAACCGGAATTAATCGAGGAGATGTCCGAATCACAACCCGTTATGATGAAAATGATTTTCGCGGGGCTGTATTTGGCAGCATTCACGAATGTGGACATGCCATTTATGAGCAAAACATATCAGAGGAGTTAACCGGGACATTACTTGATACAGGAACATCGATGGGAATTCATGAATCACAGTCCCTGTTTTTTGAAAACTTTATCGGTCGTAATATTCATTTCTGGGAAAAACAGTTTCCAGTGCTTAAAGAATATGCATCTGAACAATTTGCTAATGTATCATTAGAAGACTTTTACCGGGGGATTAATGAATCTAAACCGTCGTTTATTCGGGTGGATGCTGATGAACTGACCTATTCATTACATATCATGGTGCGCTATGAATTAGAAAAAGAATTGTTCAGTGGAACGTTAGAAGTTAAAGACCTCCCGGATGCTTGGAATAAGAAATATCAAGAATACCTAGGCATTACGCCGAGAAATGATACAGAAGGTATTTTACAGGATATCCACTGGGCTGATGGCAGCTTCGGGTATTTCCCATCCTATGCACTAGGCTATATGTATGCAGCACAGATTAAGCATACGATGAACGAAGAGCTGCCAAACTTTGATGAATATTTACAAAAAGGTGATATTACACCGATTAGGACTTGGCTTAATACACATATTCATCAATACGGCAGCACAAAAAAACCGCTTGAAATTCTCCAAGCTACAACTGGTGAAGGTTTGAATGCGGCTTATCTGATCAGCTACCTTGAAGAGAAATACAGTCGAATTTATCAGCTTGATTAA